From Callithrix jacchus isolate 240 chromosome 3, calJac240_pri, whole genome shotgun sequence, a single genomic window includes:
- the MAP9 gene encoding microtubule-associated protein 9 isoform X5 — MCDEVFSTTLAYTKSPKVTKRTTFQDELIRAITARSARQRSSEYSEDFDSDEIVSIGDFSDTSADENSVNKKINDFHISDDEEKNPSKLSFLKTKKSNSNIIEDEPVCAVKNDEETAPEGCEDIAVKFLSESQNKDEEFEKDKIKMKPKPRIRSIKSTSSAENNSLDTDDHFKPSPRPRSMLKKNSHREETDGLEDKTALSEELELHSSPSSLPMPNGTQLEAEKKAFSENLDAEDSCLTSLSSSSLKQILEDSFSPGSEGNASIKDPNEEITENHNSLKSDENEERSFSADHVTTAFEKSKESQVTADDLEEEKEKAELIMDGDRTVDPLLSKSQSILIPASSTLSAKKRAAKREEALASFEAWKAMKEKEAKKLAAKKRLEEKNKKKTEEENALRKKEALQAFEKWKEKKMEYLKEKNRKEREYERAKKQKEEETVAEKKKDNLTAVEKWNEKKEAFFKQKEKEKINERGKEELKRAEKKDKEKQAINEYEKWLRQVSLRVFLLLEEYEKITKMKKPPNKLMVLAETKRNRQSRL, encoded by the exons ATGTGTGATGAAGTTTTTAGCACCACTTTGGCATATACAAAGAGTCCGAAAGTTACCAAAAGAACTACTTTCCAG GATGAGCTAATAAGAGCAATTACAGCTCGCTCAGCCAGACAAAGGAGTTCTGAATACTCAGAAGACTTTGACAGTGATGAGATTG TTTCTATAGGTGATTTTTCCGACACTTCAGCAGATGAAAATTcagttaataaaaaaataaatgactttcaTATATCAGATGATGAAGAAAAGAATCCTTCAAAACTATCTTTTTTGAAAACCAAGAAATCAAACAGTAACATAATCGAAGATGAGCCAGTATGTGCTGTCAAAAATGATGAGGAAACAGCACCTGAAGGGTGTGAAGACATTGCTGTAAAattcctctctgaatctcaaaataagGATGAGGaatttgaaaaagacaaaataaaaatgaaacctaAACCCAGAATTCGCTCAATTAAAAGCACATCTTCAG cagaAAACAACAGCCTTGACACAGATGATCACTTTAAACCATCACCTCGGCCAAGGAGTATGTTAAAAAAGAATAGCCACAGAGAGGAGACAGATGGACTAGAAGATAAAACTGCCCTCAGTGAAGAATTGGAGTTACATTCCTCACCCTCTTCTCTTCCAATGCCAAATGGCACACAATTAGAAGCTGAGAAAAAAGCATTCTCTGAAAACCTTGATGCTGAG GATTCATGCTTAACAAGTCTATCATCATCATCTCTTAAACAAATTCTTGAAGATTCTTTTTCACCAGGATCTGAGGGAAATGCATCCATAAAAG atcCAAATGAAGAAATCACTGAAAACCATAATTCCTTGAAATCAGATGAAAATGAAGAGCGTTCATTTTCAGCAGACCATGTCACTACTGCATTTGAGAAGTCCAAGGAAAGTCAAGTGACTGCTGATGACcttgaagaagaaaaggagaaagctgAATTGATTATGGATGGTGACAGAACAGTTGATCCACTACTATCTAAATCTCAGAGTATCTTAATACCTGCCAGTTCAACACTGTCTGCAAAG AAAAGAGCTGCTAAAAGAGAAGAAGCATTAGCATCATTTGAGGCCTGGAaggcaatgaaagaaaaggaagcaaagaaattAGCTGCCAAAAAGAGgcttgaagaaaaaaacaagaagaaaactgaagaagaaaatgctctgagaaaaaaagaagcactACAA GcttttgaaaaatggaaagagaaaaagatggaatatcttaaagagaaaaacagaaaggagagagaatatgaaagagcaaagaaacagaaagaggaggagaCTGTTGccgagaaaaagaaagataatttaacTGCTGTTGAAAAATG gaatgagaaaaaggaagCTTTTTTcaagcaaaaggaaaaggaaaaaataaatgagagaggaaaagaagaactGAAAAGAGCTGAGAAAAAAGATAAGGAGAAACAAGCTATTAATGAATACGAAAAATGGCTG
- the MAP9 gene encoding microtubule-associated protein 9 isoform X4, with protein sequence MCDEVFSTTLAYTKSPKVTKRTTFQDELIRAITARSARQRSSEYSEDFDSDEIVSIGDFSDTSADENSVNKKINDFHISDDEEKNPSKLSFLKTKKSNSNIIEDEPVCAVKNDEETAPEGCEDIAVKFLSESQNKDEEFEKDKIKMKPKPRIRSIKSTSSENNSLDTDDHFKPSPRPRSMLKKNSHREETDGLEDKTALSEELELHSSPSSLPMPNGTQLEAEKKAFSENLDAEDSCLTSLSSSSLKQILEDSFSPGSEGNASIKDPNEEITENHNSLKSDENEERSFSADHVTTAFEKSKESQVTADDLEEEKEKAELIMDGDRTVDPLLSKSQSILIPASSTLSAKKTIEDRNMKNKKSTNNRVSSASARLMTSEFLKKSSSKRRSPPTTPSSNYLGTLKILDQKPSQKQSIESDRADSIRAAVYQEWLEKKNVYLHEMHRIKRIESENLRIQNEKKRAAKREEALASFEAWKAMKEKEAKKLAAKKRLEEKNKKKTEEENALRKKEALQAFEKWKEKKMEYLKEKNRKEREYERAKKQKEEETVAEKKKDNLTAVEKWNEKKEAFFKQKEKEKINERGKEELKRAEKKDKEKQAINEYEKWLENKERQERIERKQKKRHSFLESETLPPWSPPSRTVFAKVF encoded by the exons ATGTGTGATGAAGTTTTTAGCACCACTTTGGCATATACAAAGAGTCCGAAAGTTACCAAAAGAACTACTTTCCAG GATGAGCTAATAAGAGCAATTACAGCTCGCTCAGCCAGACAAAGGAGTTCTGAATACTCAGAAGACTTTGACAGTGATGAGATTG TTTCTATAGGTGATTTTTCCGACACTTCAGCAGATGAAAATTcagttaataaaaaaataaatgactttcaTATATCAGATGATGAAGAAAAGAATCCTTCAAAACTATCTTTTTTGAAAACCAAGAAATCAAACAGTAACATAATCGAAGATGAGCCAGTATGTGCTGTCAAAAATGATGAGGAAACAGCACCTGAAGGGTGTGAAGACATTGCTGTAAAattcctctctgaatctcaaaataagGATGAGGaatttgaaaaagacaaaataaaaatgaaacctaAACCCAGAATTCGCTCAATTAAAAGCACATCTTCAG aAAACAACAGCCTTGACACAGATGATCACTTTAAACCATCACCTCGGCCAAGGAGTATGTTAAAAAAGAATAGCCACAGAGAGGAGACAGATGGACTAGAAGATAAAACTGCCCTCAGTGAAGAATTGGAGTTACATTCCTCACCCTCTTCTCTTCCAATGCCAAATGGCACACAATTAGAAGCTGAGAAAAAAGCATTCTCTGAAAACCTTGATGCTGAG GATTCATGCTTAACAAGTCTATCATCATCATCTCTTAAACAAATTCTTGAAGATTCTTTTTCACCAGGATCTGAGGGAAATGCATCCATAAAAG atcCAAATGAAGAAATCACTGAAAACCATAATTCCTTGAAATCAGATGAAAATGAAGAGCGTTCATTTTCAGCAGACCATGTCACTACTGCATTTGAGAAGTCCAAGGAAAGTCAAGTGACTGCTGATGACcttgaagaagaaaaggagaaagctgAATTGATTATGGATGGTGACAGAACAGTTGATCCACTACTATCTAAATCTCAGAGTATCTTAATACCTGCCAGTTCAACACTGTCTGCAAAG AAAACAATTGAAGATAgaaatatgaagaataaaaagtcaacaaataatAGAGTATCCAGTGCATCTGCCAG ATTAATGACCTCTGAGTTTCTGAAGAAATCTAGTTCTAAAAGGAGAAGTCCACCAACAACTCCCTCTTCTAACTATTTAGGGACTTTAAAAATCTTGGACCAAAAACCTTCACAGAAACAGAGCATAGAATCTGATAGAGCAGATAGCATAAGAGCAGCTGTTTATCag GAgtggttagaaaagaaaaatgtgtatttacaTGAAATGCacagaataaaaagaattgaaagtgAAAACTTAAGGATCCAAAATGAAAAG AAAAGAGCTGCTAAAAGAGAAGAAGCATTAGCATCATTTGAGGCCTGGAaggcaatgaaagaaaaggaagcaaagaaattAGCTGCCAAAAAGAGgcttgaagaaaaaaacaagaagaaaactgaagaagaaaatgctctgagaaaaaaagaagcactACAA GcttttgaaaaatggaaagagaaaaagatggaatatcttaaagagaaaaacagaaaggagagagaatatgaaagagcaaagaaacagaaagaggaggagaCTGTTGccgagaaaaagaaagataatttaacTGCTGTTGAAAAATG gaatgagaaaaaggaagCTTTTTTcaagcaaaaggaaaaggaaaaaataaatgagagaggaaaagaagaactGAAAAGAGCTGAGAAAAAAGATAAGGAGAAACAAGCTATTAATGAATACGAAAAATGGCTG
- the MAP9 gene encoding microtubule-associated protein 9 isoform X7 encodes MCDEVFSTTLAYTKSPKVTKRTTFQDELIRAITARSARQRSSEYSEDFDSDEIVSIGDFSDTSADENSVNKKINDFHISDDEEKNPSKLSFLKTKKSNSNIIEDEPVCAVKNDEETAPEGCEDIAVKFLSESQNKDEEFEKDKIKMKPKPRIRSIKSTSSENNSLDTDDHFKPSPRPRSMLKKNSHREETDGLEDKTALSEELELHSSPSSLPMPNGTQLEAEKKAFSENLDAEDSCLTSLSSSSLKQILEDSFSPGSEGNASIKDPNEEITENHNSLKSDENEERSFSADHVTTAFEKSKESQVTADDLEEEKEKAELIMDGDRTVDPLLSKSQSILIPASSTLSAKKRAAKREEALASFEAWKAMKEKEAKKLAAKKRLEEKNKKKTEEENALRKKEALQAFEKWKEKKMEYLKEKNRKEREYERAKKQKEEETVAEKKKDNLTAVEKWNEKKEAFFKQKEKEKINERGKEELKRAEKKDKEKQAINEYEKWLRQVSLRVFLLLEEYEKITKMKKPPNKLMVLAETKRNRQSRL; translated from the exons ATGTGTGATGAAGTTTTTAGCACCACTTTGGCATATACAAAGAGTCCGAAAGTTACCAAAAGAACTACTTTCCAG GATGAGCTAATAAGAGCAATTACAGCTCGCTCAGCCAGACAAAGGAGTTCTGAATACTCAGAAGACTTTGACAGTGATGAGATTG TTTCTATAGGTGATTTTTCCGACACTTCAGCAGATGAAAATTcagttaataaaaaaataaatgactttcaTATATCAGATGATGAAGAAAAGAATCCTTCAAAACTATCTTTTTTGAAAACCAAGAAATCAAACAGTAACATAATCGAAGATGAGCCAGTATGTGCTGTCAAAAATGATGAGGAAACAGCACCTGAAGGGTGTGAAGACATTGCTGTAAAattcctctctgaatctcaaaataagGATGAGGaatttgaaaaagacaaaataaaaatgaaacctaAACCCAGAATTCGCTCAATTAAAAGCACATCTTCAG aAAACAACAGCCTTGACACAGATGATCACTTTAAACCATCACCTCGGCCAAGGAGTATGTTAAAAAAGAATAGCCACAGAGAGGAGACAGATGGACTAGAAGATAAAACTGCCCTCAGTGAAGAATTGGAGTTACATTCCTCACCCTCTTCTCTTCCAATGCCAAATGGCACACAATTAGAAGCTGAGAAAAAAGCATTCTCTGAAAACCTTGATGCTGAG GATTCATGCTTAACAAGTCTATCATCATCATCTCTTAAACAAATTCTTGAAGATTCTTTTTCACCAGGATCTGAGGGAAATGCATCCATAAAAG atcCAAATGAAGAAATCACTGAAAACCATAATTCCTTGAAATCAGATGAAAATGAAGAGCGTTCATTTTCAGCAGACCATGTCACTACTGCATTTGAGAAGTCCAAGGAAAGTCAAGTGACTGCTGATGACcttgaagaagaaaaggagaaagctgAATTGATTATGGATGGTGACAGAACAGTTGATCCACTACTATCTAAATCTCAGAGTATCTTAATACCTGCCAGTTCAACACTGTCTGCAAAG AAAAGAGCTGCTAAAAGAGAAGAAGCATTAGCATCATTTGAGGCCTGGAaggcaatgaaagaaaaggaagcaaagaaattAGCTGCCAAAAAGAGgcttgaagaaaaaaacaagaagaaaactgaagaagaaaatgctctgagaaaaaaagaagcactACAA GcttttgaaaaatggaaagagaaaaagatggaatatcttaaagagaaaaacagaaaggagagagaatatgaaagagcaaagaaacagaaagaggaggagaCTGTTGccgagaaaaagaaagataatttaacTGCTGTTGAAAAATG gaatgagaaaaaggaagCTTTTTTcaagcaaaaggaaaaggaaaaaataaatgagagaggaaaagaagaactGAAAAGAGCTGAGAAAAAAGATAAGGAGAAACAAGCTATTAATGAATACGAAAAATGGCTG
- the MAP9 gene encoding microtubule-associated protein 9 isoform X2 yields the protein MCDEVFSTTLAYTKSPKVTKRTTFQDELIRAITARSARQRSSEYSEDFDSDEIVSIGDFSDTSADENSVNKKINDFHISDDEEKNPSKLSFLKTKKSNSNIIEDEPVCAVKNDEETAPEGCEDIAVKFLSESQNKDEEFEKDKIKMKPKPRIRSIKSTSSENNSLDTDDHFKPSPRPRSMLKKNSHREETDGLEDKTALSEELELHSSPSSLPMPNGTQLEAEKKAFSENLDAEDSCLTSLSSSSLKQILEDSFSPGSEGNASIKDPNEEITENHNSLKSDENEERSFSADHVTTAFEKSKESQVTADDLEEEKEKAELIMDGDRTVDPLLSKSQSILIPASSTLSAKKTIEDRNMKNKKSTNNRVSSASARLMTSEFLKKSSSKRRSPPTTPSSNYLGTLKILDQKPSQKQSIESDRADSIRAAVYQEWLEKKNVYLHEMHRIKRIESENLRIQNEKKRAAKREEALASFEAWKAMKEKEAKKLAAKKRLEEKNKKKTEEENALRKKEALQAFEKWKEKKMEYLKEKNRKEREYERAKKQKEEETVAEKKKDNLTAVEKWNEKKEAFFKQKEKEKINERGKEELKRAEKKDKEKQAINEYEKWLRQVSLRVFLLLEEYEKITKMKKPPNKLMVLAETKRNRQSRL from the exons ATGTGTGATGAAGTTTTTAGCACCACTTTGGCATATACAAAGAGTCCGAAAGTTACCAAAAGAACTACTTTCCAG GATGAGCTAATAAGAGCAATTACAGCTCGCTCAGCCAGACAAAGGAGTTCTGAATACTCAGAAGACTTTGACAGTGATGAGATTG TTTCTATAGGTGATTTTTCCGACACTTCAGCAGATGAAAATTcagttaataaaaaaataaatgactttcaTATATCAGATGATGAAGAAAAGAATCCTTCAAAACTATCTTTTTTGAAAACCAAGAAATCAAACAGTAACATAATCGAAGATGAGCCAGTATGTGCTGTCAAAAATGATGAGGAAACAGCACCTGAAGGGTGTGAAGACATTGCTGTAAAattcctctctgaatctcaaaataagGATGAGGaatttgaaaaagacaaaataaaaatgaaacctaAACCCAGAATTCGCTCAATTAAAAGCACATCTTCAG aAAACAACAGCCTTGACACAGATGATCACTTTAAACCATCACCTCGGCCAAGGAGTATGTTAAAAAAGAATAGCCACAGAGAGGAGACAGATGGACTAGAAGATAAAACTGCCCTCAGTGAAGAATTGGAGTTACATTCCTCACCCTCTTCTCTTCCAATGCCAAATGGCACACAATTAGAAGCTGAGAAAAAAGCATTCTCTGAAAACCTTGATGCTGAG GATTCATGCTTAACAAGTCTATCATCATCATCTCTTAAACAAATTCTTGAAGATTCTTTTTCACCAGGATCTGAGGGAAATGCATCCATAAAAG atcCAAATGAAGAAATCACTGAAAACCATAATTCCTTGAAATCAGATGAAAATGAAGAGCGTTCATTTTCAGCAGACCATGTCACTACTGCATTTGAGAAGTCCAAGGAAAGTCAAGTGACTGCTGATGACcttgaagaagaaaaggagaaagctgAATTGATTATGGATGGTGACAGAACAGTTGATCCACTACTATCTAAATCTCAGAGTATCTTAATACCTGCCAGTTCAACACTGTCTGCAAAG AAAACAATTGAAGATAgaaatatgaagaataaaaagtcaacaaataatAGAGTATCCAGTGCATCTGCCAG ATTAATGACCTCTGAGTTTCTGAAGAAATCTAGTTCTAAAAGGAGAAGTCCACCAACAACTCCCTCTTCTAACTATTTAGGGACTTTAAAAATCTTGGACCAAAAACCTTCACAGAAACAGAGCATAGAATCTGATAGAGCAGATAGCATAAGAGCAGCTGTTTATCag GAgtggttagaaaagaaaaatgtgtatttacaTGAAATGCacagaataaaaagaattgaaagtgAAAACTTAAGGATCCAAAATGAAAAG AAAAGAGCTGCTAAAAGAGAAGAAGCATTAGCATCATTTGAGGCCTGGAaggcaatgaaagaaaaggaagcaaagaaattAGCTGCCAAAAAGAGgcttgaagaaaaaaacaagaagaaaactgaagaagaaaatgctctgagaaaaaaagaagcactACAA GcttttgaaaaatggaaagagaaaaagatggaatatcttaaagagaaaaacagaaaggagagagaatatgaaagagcaaagaaacagaaagaggaggagaCTGTTGccgagaaaaagaaagataatttaacTGCTGTTGAAAAATG gaatgagaaaaaggaagCTTTTTTcaagcaaaaggaaaaggaaaaaataaatgagagaggaaaagaagaactGAAAAGAGCTGAGAAAAAAGATAAGGAGAAACAAGCTATTAATGAATACGAAAAATGGCTG
- the MAP9 gene encoding microtubule-associated protein 9 isoform X1 produces MCDEVFSTTLAYTKSPKVTKRTTFQDELIRAITARSARQRSSEYSEDFDSDEIVSIGDFSDTSADENSVNKKINDFHISDDEEKNPSKLSFLKTKKSNSNIIEDEPVCAVKNDEETAPEGCEDIAVKFLSESQNKDEEFEKDKIKMKPKPRIRSIKSTSSAENNSLDTDDHFKPSPRPRSMLKKNSHREETDGLEDKTALSEELELHSSPSSLPMPNGTQLEAEKKAFSENLDAEDSCLTSLSSSSLKQILEDSFSPGSEGNASIKDPNEEITENHNSLKSDENEERSFSADHVTTAFEKSKESQVTADDLEEEKEKAELIMDGDRTVDPLLSKSQSILIPASSTLSAKKTIEDRNMKNKKSTNNRVSSASARLMTSEFLKKSSSKRRSPPTTPSSNYLGTLKILDQKPSQKQSIESDRADSIRAAVYQEWLEKKNVYLHEMHRIKRIESENLRIQNEKKRAAKREEALASFEAWKAMKEKEAKKLAAKKRLEEKNKKKTEEENALRKKEALQAFEKWKEKKMEYLKEKNRKEREYERAKKQKEEETVAEKKKDNLTAVEKWNEKKEAFFKQKEKEKINERGKEELKRAEKKDKEKQAINEYEKWLRQVSLRVFLLLEEYEKITKMKKPPNKLMVLAETKRNRQSRL; encoded by the exons ATGTGTGATGAAGTTTTTAGCACCACTTTGGCATATACAAAGAGTCCGAAAGTTACCAAAAGAACTACTTTCCAG GATGAGCTAATAAGAGCAATTACAGCTCGCTCAGCCAGACAAAGGAGTTCTGAATACTCAGAAGACTTTGACAGTGATGAGATTG TTTCTATAGGTGATTTTTCCGACACTTCAGCAGATGAAAATTcagttaataaaaaaataaatgactttcaTATATCAGATGATGAAGAAAAGAATCCTTCAAAACTATCTTTTTTGAAAACCAAGAAATCAAACAGTAACATAATCGAAGATGAGCCAGTATGTGCTGTCAAAAATGATGAGGAAACAGCACCTGAAGGGTGTGAAGACATTGCTGTAAAattcctctctgaatctcaaaataagGATGAGGaatttgaaaaagacaaaataaaaatgaaacctaAACCCAGAATTCGCTCAATTAAAAGCACATCTTCAG cagaAAACAACAGCCTTGACACAGATGATCACTTTAAACCATCACCTCGGCCAAGGAGTATGTTAAAAAAGAATAGCCACAGAGAGGAGACAGATGGACTAGAAGATAAAACTGCCCTCAGTGAAGAATTGGAGTTACATTCCTCACCCTCTTCTCTTCCAATGCCAAATGGCACACAATTAGAAGCTGAGAAAAAAGCATTCTCTGAAAACCTTGATGCTGAG GATTCATGCTTAACAAGTCTATCATCATCATCTCTTAAACAAATTCTTGAAGATTCTTTTTCACCAGGATCTGAGGGAAATGCATCCATAAAAG atcCAAATGAAGAAATCACTGAAAACCATAATTCCTTGAAATCAGATGAAAATGAAGAGCGTTCATTTTCAGCAGACCATGTCACTACTGCATTTGAGAAGTCCAAGGAAAGTCAAGTGACTGCTGATGACcttgaagaagaaaaggagaaagctgAATTGATTATGGATGGTGACAGAACAGTTGATCCACTACTATCTAAATCTCAGAGTATCTTAATACCTGCCAGTTCAACACTGTCTGCAAAG AAAACAATTGAAGATAgaaatatgaagaataaaaagtcaacaaataatAGAGTATCCAGTGCATCTGCCAG ATTAATGACCTCTGAGTTTCTGAAGAAATCTAGTTCTAAAAGGAGAAGTCCACCAACAACTCCCTCTTCTAACTATTTAGGGACTTTAAAAATCTTGGACCAAAAACCTTCACAGAAACAGAGCATAGAATCTGATAGAGCAGATAGCATAAGAGCAGCTGTTTATCag GAgtggttagaaaagaaaaatgtgtatttacaTGAAATGCacagaataaaaagaattgaaagtgAAAACTTAAGGATCCAAAATGAAAAG AAAAGAGCTGCTAAAAGAGAAGAAGCATTAGCATCATTTGAGGCCTGGAaggcaatgaaagaaaaggaagcaaagaaattAGCTGCCAAAAAGAGgcttgaagaaaaaaacaagaagaaaactgaagaagaaaatgctctgagaaaaaaagaagcactACAA GcttttgaaaaatggaaagagaaaaagatggaatatcttaaagagaaaaacagaaaggagagagaatatgaaagagcaaagaaacagaaagaggaggagaCTGTTGccgagaaaaagaaagataatttaacTGCTGTTGAAAAATG gaatgagaaaaaggaagCTTTTTTcaagcaaaaggaaaaggaaaaaataaatgagagaggaaaagaagaactGAAAAGAGCTGAGAAAAAAGATAAGGAGAAACAAGCTATTAATGAATACGAAAAATGGCTG
- the MAP9 gene encoding microtubule-associated protein 9 isoform X3: protein MCDEVFSTTLAYTKSPKVTKRTTFQDELIRAITARSARQRSSEYSEDFDSDEIVSIGDFSDTSADENSVNKKINDFHISDDEEKNPSKLSFLKTKKSNSNIIEDEPVCAVKNDEETAPEGCEDIAVKFLSESQNKDEEFEKDKIKMKPKPRIRSIKSTSSAENNSLDTDDHFKPSPRPRSMLKKNSHREETDGLEDKTALSEELELHSSPSSLPMPNGTQLEAEKKAFSENLDAEDSCLTSLSSSSLKQILEDSFSPGSEGNASIKDPNEEITENHNSLKSDENEERSFSADHVTTAFEKSKESQVTADDLEEEKEKAELIMDGDRTVDPLLSKSQSILIPASSTLSAKKTIEDRNMKNKKSTNNRVSSASARLMTSEFLKKSSSKRRSPPTTPSSNYLGTLKILDQKPSQKQSIESDRADSIRAAVYQEWLEKKNVYLHEMHRIKRIESENLRIQNEKKRAAKREEALASFEAWKAMKEKEAKKLAAKKRLEEKNKKKTEEENALRKKEALQAFEKWKEKKMEYLKEKNRKEREYERAKKQKEEETVAEKKKDNLTAVEKWNEKKEAFFKQKEKEKINERGKEELKRAEKKDKEKQAINEYEKWLENKERQERIERKQKKRHSFLESETLPPWSPPSRTVFAKVF, encoded by the exons ATGTGTGATGAAGTTTTTAGCACCACTTTGGCATATACAAAGAGTCCGAAAGTTACCAAAAGAACTACTTTCCAG GATGAGCTAATAAGAGCAATTACAGCTCGCTCAGCCAGACAAAGGAGTTCTGAATACTCAGAAGACTTTGACAGTGATGAGATTG TTTCTATAGGTGATTTTTCCGACACTTCAGCAGATGAAAATTcagttaataaaaaaataaatgactttcaTATATCAGATGATGAAGAAAAGAATCCTTCAAAACTATCTTTTTTGAAAACCAAGAAATCAAACAGTAACATAATCGAAGATGAGCCAGTATGTGCTGTCAAAAATGATGAGGAAACAGCACCTGAAGGGTGTGAAGACATTGCTGTAAAattcctctctgaatctcaaaataagGATGAGGaatttgaaaaagacaaaataaaaatgaaacctaAACCCAGAATTCGCTCAATTAAAAGCACATCTTCAG cagaAAACAACAGCCTTGACACAGATGATCACTTTAAACCATCACCTCGGCCAAGGAGTATGTTAAAAAAGAATAGCCACAGAGAGGAGACAGATGGACTAGAAGATAAAACTGCCCTCAGTGAAGAATTGGAGTTACATTCCTCACCCTCTTCTCTTCCAATGCCAAATGGCACACAATTAGAAGCTGAGAAAAAAGCATTCTCTGAAAACCTTGATGCTGAG GATTCATGCTTAACAAGTCTATCATCATCATCTCTTAAACAAATTCTTGAAGATTCTTTTTCACCAGGATCTGAGGGAAATGCATCCATAAAAG atcCAAATGAAGAAATCACTGAAAACCATAATTCCTTGAAATCAGATGAAAATGAAGAGCGTTCATTTTCAGCAGACCATGTCACTACTGCATTTGAGAAGTCCAAGGAAAGTCAAGTGACTGCTGATGACcttgaagaagaaaaggagaaagctgAATTGATTATGGATGGTGACAGAACAGTTGATCCACTACTATCTAAATCTCAGAGTATCTTAATACCTGCCAGTTCAACACTGTCTGCAAAG AAAACAATTGAAGATAgaaatatgaagaataaaaagtcaacaaataatAGAGTATCCAGTGCATCTGCCAG ATTAATGACCTCTGAGTTTCTGAAGAAATCTAGTTCTAAAAGGAGAAGTCCACCAACAACTCCCTCTTCTAACTATTTAGGGACTTTAAAAATCTTGGACCAAAAACCTTCACAGAAACAGAGCATAGAATCTGATAGAGCAGATAGCATAAGAGCAGCTGTTTATCag GAgtggttagaaaagaaaaatgtgtatttacaTGAAATGCacagaataaaaagaattgaaagtgAAAACTTAAGGATCCAAAATGAAAAG AAAAGAGCTGCTAAAAGAGAAGAAGCATTAGCATCATTTGAGGCCTGGAaggcaatgaaagaaaaggaagcaaagaaattAGCTGCCAAAAAGAGgcttgaagaaaaaaacaagaagaaaactgaagaagaaaatgctctgagaaaaaaagaagcactACAA GcttttgaaaaatggaaagagaaaaagatggaatatcttaaagagaaaaacagaaaggagagagaatatgaaagagcaaagaaacagaaagaggaggagaCTGTTGccgagaaaaagaaagataatttaacTGCTGTTGAAAAATG gaatgagaaaaaggaagCTTTTTTcaagcaaaaggaaaaggaaaaaataaatgagagaggaaaagaagaactGAAAAGAGCTGAGAAAAAAGATAAGGAGAAACAAGCTATTAATGAATACGAAAAATGGCTG